From one Bacteriovorax sp. BAL6_X genomic stretch:
- the acpP gene encoding acyl carrier protein, with translation MEQKVIQLVADQTKIDIAKINATTSFVDDLNLDSLDIVELMMKMEDEFDIQIPEEDAEGLKSVQDVVKYLESKQ, from the coding sequence ATGGAACAAAAAGTAATTCAACTAGTAGCGGATCAAACAAAAATCGATATCGCAAAAATCAATGCTACAACTTCATTCGTAGACGATCTAAACCTAGACTCACTAGACATCGTTGAGCTTATGATGAAAATGGAAGATGAATTTGATATTCAAATCCCAGAAGAAGATGCAGAAGGTCTTAAGTCTGTTCAAGACGTTGTTAAGTACCTAGAGTCTAAGCAATAA
- the fabG gene encoding 3-oxoacyl-ACP reductase FabG, with the protein MIATYNDLKNKRVLVTGASRGIGLDIAKSLAAQGAHVIFNYREGKEDLAKEVEAQLKGLGASNVTGLMFDLNNEEQMKTAVNDFVKEFGPIEGLVNNAGVSKDTLLLRTRKTDLDAVIDTNLKGAIMLTSICSRGFLKAENVSIVNMSSVVGLMGNVSQTAYAASKAGLIGATKSIAKELASRNIRCNAICPGFIQTDMTDALEEKAKEAYIASIPTSRFGSTEDVSNLVCFLLSQASGYITGEVIKIDGGLYI; encoded by the coding sequence ATGATTGCAACTTATAATGATTTAAAAAATAAAAGAGTATTAGTAACTGGTGCAAGCCGTGGTATTGGGCTAGATATTGCAAAATCACTGGCTGCTCAAGGTGCTCACGTTATCTTCAACTACCGTGAAGGAAAAGAAGATCTAGCTAAAGAAGTTGAGGCTCAACTTAAAGGGCTTGGTGCTTCAAATGTTACAGGACTTATGTTTGATCTTAATAATGAAGAACAAATGAAAACGGCCGTAAATGACTTCGTAAAGGAATTTGGTCCAATTGAAGGTCTTGTAAACAATGCAGGTGTTTCAAAAGACACCCTTCTTCTAAGAACTAGAAAAACTGATCTTGACGCAGTAATTGATACGAACCTAAAAGGCGCTATCATGCTAACAAGTATCTGTTCACGTGGATTCTTAAAAGCTGAAAACGTATCAATTGTTAATATGAGCTCGGTTGTTGGACTTATGGGAAATGTTTCTCAGACGGCTTACGCGGCCTCTAAAGCAGGTTTAATTGGTGCAACGAAGTCAATTGCTAAAGAATTAGCTAGCCGCAACATTCGTTGTAACGCAATTTGTCCAGGCTTTATCCAAACAGATATGACAGATGCTCTTGAAGAAAAGGCCAAGGAAGCCTATATTGCTTCGATTCCAACTTCACGCTTTGGGTCAACTGAAGATGTATCAAATCTTGTGTGCTTTCTACTTAGCCAAGCGTCAGGATATATTACAGGTGAAGTTATTAAAATTGACGGTGGACTTTATATCTAG
- the fabD gene encoding ACP S-malonyltransferase has protein sequence MKKVVLIFPGQGSQYVGMGKSLEGHPSFELLEKANSALGYNLSNIMLEGPEEELTLTQNTQPAILTYSIGLFQKAKELLDEAGVEVSCVLGHSVGEYPALVAAGTLSFEDALRSVHNRGKYMQEAVPAGMGKMYAVMRVPAEIVEKACKEVSTEGNEVMPANFNEPGQIVISGHADACDKAVAWITENFSDPHKTVELKVSAPFHSSLMKPARENMAAFFNDVTFNKTTIPYIANIDAKKYQIGTDGEVVKENLIKQIDGSVLWTQSFASLDDDTLCVEVGPGRVLMGLARKINRNIKVISLDKEGAFDELREALNS, from the coding sequence ATGAAAAAAGTTGTTTTAATTTTCCCTGGTCAGGGATCACAATACGTAGGAATGGGAAAGAGTCTTGAAGGACACCCATCATTTGAATTACTTGAAAAAGCAAACAGTGCTCTCGGCTATAACCTTTCAAATATCATGCTTGAAGGCCCGGAAGAAGAGCTTACGCTTACTCAAAATACACAACCAGCAATTTTAACTTATTCAATTGGTCTATTCCAAAAGGCTAAAGAATTACTAGATGAAGCTGGCGTAGAAGTTTCATGTGTACTTGGACACTCTGTTGGTGAATATCCTGCCCTCGTTGCAGCTGGAACGCTGAGCTTTGAAGACGCTCTAAGATCTGTTCATAATCGTGGAAAATATATGCAAGAAGCTGTTCCTGCGGGAATGGGAAAAATGTATGCCGTTATGAGAGTTCCTGCTGAAATTGTTGAAAAGGCATGCAAGGAAGTTTCAACTGAAGGTAACGAGGTTATGCCTGCCAACTTTAATGAGCCAGGGCAAATCGTTATTTCAGGACATGCAGATGCCTGTGATAAGGCCGTTGCTTGGATCACAGAAAACTTCTCAGACCCACATAAGACAGTTGAATTAAAAGTTAGTGCACCATTCCACTCTAGTCTTATGAAGCCGGCCAGAGAGAATATGGCAGCATTTTTTAATGACGTAACTTTTAATAAAACGACAATTCCTTATATTGCCAATATTGACGCCAAAAAGTATCAAATTGGTACAGACGGTGAAGTTGTTAAAGAGAACCTAATCAAACAAATAGATGGTTCAGTTCTTTGGACTCAAAGTTTTGCAAGCCTAGATGATGACACTCTTTGTGTCGAAGTTGGGCCAGGACGTGTCCTAATGGGACTAGCAAGAAAGATTAACCGTAACATCAAAGTTATCTCACTAGATAAAGAAGGTGCTTTTGATGAGCTTAGGGAAGCTTTAAACTCATAG
- a CDS encoding beta-ketoacyl-ACP synthase III: MDIKVKIKGTGIYAPKEVRTNVDLESMVETSDEWIYERTGIRQRHICSTEGGEWPSDMAYHATQDALKAANLEPNDIDMIIFASVTPDYKLPNTACILQQKLGITNKCAAIDIAAACSGFVYGLNMVTGLIRMGAIKNALVVGSEMLSREVNWEDRNTCILFGDGCGVAIVGANEDDDDSDILSLELGADGAGKEFFDQPVGGAVDPITTQHLDERTHYMQMKGKEMFRVATRTLAENAKKVLEKAGKDLEEVDWLIPHQANVRIIETTGKLLGINPEKVIVNIDKYANTSAATVPIAMHEAIVDGRIKRGQLLLLDAFGAGLTSGATLLRY; encoded by the coding sequence ATGGATATTAAAGTAAAGATTAAAGGAACTGGAATCTACGCTCCAAAAGAAGTTAGAACAAATGTCGACCTAGAAAGCATGGTCGAAACAAGTGATGAATGGATTTATGAAAGGACGGGAATTCGTCAACGTCATATTTGCTCAACAGAAGGTGGCGAATGGCCAAGTGATATGGCCTACCATGCAACTCAAGATGCACTAAAAGCAGCAAACCTTGAACCGAATGATATTGATATGATTATCTTCGCTTCGGTTACTCCAGATTACAAACTTCCTAATACAGCTTGTATTCTTCAACAAAAATTAGGAATCACAAATAAGTGTGCGGCCATTGATATCGCAGCAGCTTGTTCGGGATTCGTTTACGGATTAAATATGGTAACAGGACTAATTCGCATGGGTGCTATTAAGAATGCACTTGTCGTTGGTTCTGAAATGCTATCAAGAGAAGTTAACTGGGAAGATCGAAACACTTGTATTCTTTTTGGGGATGGCTGTGGTGTTGCGATTGTTGGTGCAAACGAAGATGATGATGATTCAGATATTTTATCACTTGAACTCGGTGCAGATGGTGCAGGTAAAGAATTCTTTGACCAACCAGTTGGTGGAGCGGTTGATCCAATTACAACTCAACACCTAGACGAAAGAACTCACTATATGCAAATGAAAGGTAAAGAAATGTTCCGTGTAGCAACGAGAACACTTGCCGAAAATGCAAAAAAAGTTTTAGAAAAAGCAGGTAAAGATCTCGAAGAAGTTGATTGGCTAATTCCTCACCAAGCAAACGTGAGAATTATCGAAACTACTGGTAAGCTTCTAGGAATTAATCCTGAGAAAGTTATTGTTAATATTGATAAGTATGCAAATACATCAGCAGCAACTGTTCCAATTGCAATGCACGAAGCAATTGTTGATGGAAGAATCAAACGTGGTCAGCTATTATTGCTAGATGCATTTGGTGCGGGCTTAACGAGTGGAGCAACTCTACTTAGGTATTAA
- a CDS encoding cytochrome-c peroxidase has product MRLLLTIAFVFNTFALSPLDEALSKLIKKHNLTSLPESQLQNQNEVILGSRLFAEVRLSGNKDITCMHCHHPMLGTGDNIPFSIGTGGAGLGKSRVQDGKGPIIKRHAPALINLGYDEITDMFWDGRVHVDRTKGEFKTPSAELNAKTELNKKIRNALAAQVIFPLLSVEEMLGKDNEIASQKGDLAKWDAYVHRLLNGSKSAMYQNLFKRAYPRDFEAGKIDISHVANSLAAFITRNFNLVDTPYDEYLNGDLSALNESEKRGLKTFLDKGACINCHSGQHLTDWDYKSIGLPQIGPISATATLNDKGRFEVTGKKADQYNFRTPPLRNIHLSAPYMHNGAYETLEEVVEHYNHTRVAIKNYIVNEVTQGHYEEKIVKDENFINNKLRYQLISDDDIRRPLQLTEDEKADLVQFLKTGLASRRLQRLEQASKLLK; this is encoded by the coding sequence ATGAGATTACTTTTAACAATAGCATTCGTATTTAACACATTTGCATTATCACCTTTAGATGAAGCGCTTTCTAAGCTCATCAAAAAACACAACTTAACTTCCCTACCTGAATCACAATTACAAAACCAGAATGAAGTCATCCTAGGCTCAAGATTATTTGCAGAGGTTCGTCTTAGTGGAAATAAAGATATCACCTGTATGCACTGTCATCACCCAATGTTGGGAACAGGTGACAATATTCCATTCTCGATTGGAACAGGCGGTGCCGGACTTGGAAAAAGTCGTGTTCAAGATGGCAAAGGGCCCATCATCAAGCGCCATGCTCCAGCACTAATCAACCTTGGTTATGATGAAATCACTGATATGTTTTGGGACGGAAGAGTTCATGTAGACAGGACCAAGGGAGAATTTAAAACACCTAGTGCTGAGTTAAACGCTAAGACAGAATTAAATAAGAAGATTCGCAATGCACTTGCGGCGCAAGTTATCTTTCCTCTTCTTTCGGTTGAAGAGATGCTAGGAAAGGATAATGAAATCGCTTCTCAAAAAGGAGATCTAGCAAAATGGGATGCATATGTTCATCGCCTACTAAATGGATCTAAAAGTGCCATGTACCAAAACCTCTTCAAGAGGGCATACCCTAGAGACTTTGAAGCCGGAAAGATCGATATCTCACACGTTGCTAACTCACTTGCTGCCTTCATTACAAGAAACTTCAATCTTGTTGATACACCATATGACGAGTACTTAAACGGTGATCTAAGTGCATTAAATGAGTCTGAAAAAAGAGGACTTAAGACTTTCTTAGATAAAGGCGCATGCATCAATTGCCACAGTGGCCAACATTTAACAGACTGGGATTACAAGTCAATTGGGTTACCGCAAATTGGACCAATTAGCGCTACGGCAACTTTGAATGACAAAGGACGTTTTGAAGTAACAGGTAAAAAAGCAGATCAATATAATTTCAGGACACCACCACTTAGAAATATACACTTATCTGCTCCTTATATGCACAATGGTGCCTATGAGACCCTAGAAGAGGTTGTTGAGCACTATAATCACACTCGTGTGGCCATAAAAAACTATATTGTTAACGAAGTAACTCAAGGTCACTACGAAGAAAAAATCGTTAAAGATGAAAATTTTATTAACAATAAATTGCGATATCAGTTAATAAGCGATGACGATATTAGACGTCCTCTGCAACTAACAGAGGATGAAAAGGCAGACCTTGTTCAATTCCTAAAGACAGGATTGGCTTCACGCCGTCTACAAAGGCTTGAACAAGCTTCAAAACTTTTAAAATGA
- the rpmF gene encoding 50S ribosomal protein L32 — MAVPKKKTSVSRKGLRRAGQTHKLYANNVVVADSTTGELTKKGCISPSGYWKGKKIFATKADAEEVEE, encoded by the coding sequence ATGGCAGTACCTAAGAAGAAGACAAGTGTTTCAAGAAAAGGCCTAAGAAGAGCTGGACAAACACACAAGCTTTACGCGAACAATGTAGTTGTAGCTGATTCAACAACTGGTGAACTAACTAAGAAGGGATGTATCTCTCCATCTGGTTACTGGAAAGGTAAGAAAATCTTCGCTACAAAAGCAGACGCAGAAGAAGTAGAAGAATAA
- a CDS encoding DUF177 domain-containing protein, translated as MTEDKMQIVNKDNTFLKDSTILISRVGDEFETYQLTDKDNAWVKSILDGITKDFDPEVKPEGLEHLNVELQLKNARDYTFGEHLIVKGKASGAYTATCVRCLLDTPQEFETEFTCAFINKRYEDDPVYEEVDEIYISDETADMFFHERGKADLREAVAENCFLAINHYPVHDADCKGLCQTCGVDLNTDSCGHSN; from the coding sequence ATGACAGAGGATAAAATGCAAATCGTAAATAAAGATAATACATTCTTGAAAGACTCAACCATCCTTATCTCTCGTGTTGGTGACGAATTTGAAACTTACCAACTAACTGATAAGGATAATGCATGGGTAAAATCAATTCTTGATGGCATCACAAAAGACTTCGATCCGGAAGTTAAGCCAGAAGGCCTTGAGCACTTAAATGTTGAGCTTCAACTAAAGAATGCTCGTGACTATACTTTTGGCGAGCACCTTATTGTAAAAGGAAAAGCTTCTGGAGCCTATACAGCAACTTGTGTTCGCTGCTTACTAGACACTCCCCAAGAGTTTGAAACTGAATTTACATGTGCTTTCATCAATAAGAGATATGAAGATGATCCAGTGTATGAGGAAGTCGACGAAATTTATATTTCAGATGAAACGGCCGATATGTTTTTTCATGAAAGAGGTAAGGCAGATCTAAGAGAAGCAGTAGCTGAAAATTGCTTTTTGGCCATAAATCACTACCCAGTTCATGACGCGGATTGCAAAGGTCTTTGCCAAACTTGTGGAGTCGACCTAAATACAGACAGTTGCGGACATAGCAATTAA
- a CDS encoding shikimate kinase: MRIFLTGFSGAGKTTFGEKLSKNDQFQVFDLDEEIFNRMGTGYDTLAGYIEDIGIDEYRKDEIDMIKLLHQNMKDDYLISLGAGALDEQDVVDFISEVGGKLVYIQSTFEECWERLKKEGNRPLAKNGMDFMKDLYEKRVPRYEKSDLFLTQSQIQEINTVEELLKLL, encoded by the coding sequence ATGAGAATCTTTCTAACGGGCTTTTCTGGAGCCGGCAAAACAACATTTGGTGAGAAGTTATCTAAGAACGATCAATTTCAAGTATTTGACTTAGATGAAGAAATCTTTAATCGCATGGGTACTGGTTATGACACGTTAGCTGGGTATATCGAAGACATTGGAATCGATGAGTATCGCAAAGACGAAATTGATATGATTAAGCTCCTTCATCAAAATATGAAAGATGACTACCTCATTTCACTAGGGGCCGGAGCACTCGATGAGCAAGATGTTGTTGATTTCATCTCTGAAGTTGGTGGAAAACTAGTTTATATTCAAAGTACTTTTGAAGAGTGTTGGGAGAGACTTAAAAAAGAAGGTAATCGCCCACTAGCAAAGAATGGAATGGATTTCATGAAGGATCTTTATGAAAAACGTGTTCCACGCTATGAAAAAAGTGATCTATTTCTAACTCAGTCCCAAATTCAAGAAATAAATACAGTAGAAGAGCTCTTAAAATTGCTATAG
- the alr gene encoding alanine racemase: MRIKSCMEINVSNLASNYQLLKEICPNNEALFMVKANAYGHGMVPIVKFAYFELGIKEFGCASIGEALRLREEIPNGEFEVYVFSDVNLDLQEAADIYLNNRIIPVLSNESNLKYFLEQEDFRFFPLCLKFNTGMNRLGLRLDRVDEVVKLIKASGRNSIYHLMSHFSSSSLSMIKNKRNLAQKENWRELKSQLTAAGIEIDKSSLANSGAIEQKVGLEETHIRPGLMMYGPTSLLPQYSHLSCWQGKLISRLETTFINSFKVDRGTPIGYGATPCPTDGVVGIFALGYGDGFSTRYQNVHLRHGSEVGQIVGRVNMDMGQILFNNQSLEIKNGERFVVWDQEGENFSNICLESKTIPYEVFIHLTERIPKIYRQ; encoded by the coding sequence ATGAGAATAAAAAGTTGCATGGAGATTAACGTCTCAAATCTTGCAAGTAACTATCAACTACTAAAAGAAATTTGTCCAAATAATGAGGCCCTTTTTATGGTTAAGGCAAATGCCTATGGCCATGGAATGGTTCCTATCGTTAAGTTTGCGTATTTTGAATTGGGAATAAAGGAATTTGGCTGTGCTAGTATTGGTGAAGCATTAAGGCTTCGTGAAGAAATACCAAATGGAGAGTTTGAAGTTTACGTTTTCTCTGATGTAAATCTCGATCTTCAAGAAGCAGCCGACATCTATCTAAATAACCGTATAATTCCTGTTTTATCAAATGAATCAAATTTGAAGTATTTTTTAGAGCAGGAAGACTTTAGATTTTTCCCACTGTGTTTAAAATTTAACACGGGTATGAATCGCTTAGGCTTAAGACTTGATCGAGTTGATGAAGTCGTTAAACTAATCAAGGCATCTGGTAGGAACAGTATTTATCATCTGATGTCTCATTTCTCGAGTTCAAGTTTATCAATGATTAAGAATAAGAGAAATCTTGCGCAGAAGGAAAATTGGCGAGAATTAAAGTCTCAATTAACTGCCGCAGGAATTGAAATTGATAAGTCTTCTCTAGCAAATTCTGGAGCTATTGAGCAAAAAGTAGGACTAGAAGAAACACATATCAGACCGGGGCTTATGATGTATGGGCCAACATCACTGCTTCCTCAATATAGTCATTTGAGCTGTTGGCAAGGAAAATTAATTTCAAGACTCGAAACAACTTTTATTAATAGTTTTAAAGTTGATCGAGGTACGCCAATTGGATACGGAGCAACTCCATGTCCAACGGATGGGGTCGTCGGAATATTTGCTCTGGGTTATGGTGATGGGTTTTCAACTCGCTACCAAAATGTTCACTTGAGACATGGCAGTGAAGTCGGCCAAATTGTAGGACGAGTGAATATGGATATGGGACAAATTTTATTTAATAATCAAAGTCTTGAAATAAAAAATGGGGAGAGATTCGTGGTTTGGGATCAGGAAGGTGAAAACTTTTCAAATATTTGCCTTGAGTCTAAGACAATTCCTTATGAAGTGTTTATTCACTTAACAGAAAGAATTCCCAAAATTTATCGCCAGTAA
- a CDS encoding ABC transporter permease: MNYLLKSFVIFNENLGRIFIKNIAGLGTIMNFIVSFFYWATRRPYRFKLFFEQMDFIGNKSLFIIFLAGSFTGMVMAYQTYFGFKLINVDSLVGPVVAITLAKELAPVLTGLIVAGRAGAAMAAQIGTMKVTEQIDALEVMGISSVQFLAVPRIVAGTLSLPLLSIFFLLVGNIGSYIVGTIALKIDDAIYLSKLGQFMYVSDIFQGIIKATVFGFVISVIGTYFGFSVTKGAQGVGKGTNLAVVWGMISVLVLDYFLTSFLVQVM; encoded by the coding sequence ATGAATTATTTACTTAAAAGTTTTGTAATCTTTAATGAAAACTTAGGCCGTATCTTTATTAAAAATATTGCGGGCCTTGGTACGATAATGAATTTTATCGTTAGCTTTTTCTATTGGGCAACTAGAAGGCCTTATCGCTTTAAATTATTTTTTGAGCAGATGGATTTTATTGGCAATAAAAGTTTATTCATTATTTTTTTGGCCGGATCATTTACAGGAATGGTTATGGCCTATCAGACCTATTTTGGCTTTAAGTTAATAAATGTTGATTCATTAGTTGGGCCAGTTGTTGCTATTACTTTAGCAAAAGAGCTTGCACCTGTTTTAACAGGACTTATTGTTGCTGGACGTGCAGGAGCAGCAATGGCCGCACAGATAGGAACAATGAAGGTGACGGAGCAAATTGATGCTCTAGAAGTTATGGGCATTAGTAGTGTTCAATTTCTTGCCGTTCCAAGAATCGTTGCAGGAACACTTTCACTTCCACTACTGTCTATTTTCTTTTTACTTGTTGGAAATATTGGTTCTTATATTGTTGGTACGATTGCATTAAAAATTGATGATGCAATCTATCTCTCAAAGCTTGGTCAGTTCATGTACGTCTCAGACATCTTTCAAGGGATTATTAAAGCAACAGTATTTGGTTTTGTTATTTCTGTTATTGGTACATACTTTGGCTTTTCTGTTACAAAAGGGGCCCAAGGTGTAGGTAAGGGAACTAATTTAGCTGTTGTTTGGGGAATGATCTCCGTACTCGTTCTTGACTATTTCTTAACGAGCTTTTTAGTGCAGGTGATGTAG
- a CDS encoding ABC transporter ATP-binding protein: MLHFKDSSVKISNLTKTFGKHTVLNDLSFDIERGSITTILGFSGAGKSTLLKHILGLHHPTSGKIEVLGKDLSLLEEDELRRFRQNYGMLFQYAALFDSKTTYENVAFPLEEFTKMSPEEVEEKVFGLLKSVGLQEISFDKLPSELSGGMRKRVGLARALALSPQVMLYDEPTTGLDPITTKMVNDLIVDTGHKHKNIGLTSIIISHDVKATLEISDYVAFLNRGNIVEYLPAKEFKNSKHPLVQEFINL, encoded by the coding sequence ATGTTACACTTTAAAGATTCGTCAGTAAAAATATCTAATTTAACTAAGACTTTTGGTAAGCATACAGTTTTAAATGATCTAAGTTTTGATATTGAAAGAGGAAGTATTACTACAATTCTAGGATTCTCAGGAGCAGGTAAGTCAACTCTTTTAAAACATATCTTAGGACTCCATCATCCAACTTCTGGGAAGATTGAAGTTTTAGGTAAAGATCTTTCCCTCTTAGAAGAGGATGAGCTTAGAAGATTTCGTCAAAATTACGGAATGCTTTTTCAATATGCAGCGCTTTTTGATTCTAAAACTACTTATGAAAATGTAGCCTTTCCATTAGAAGAATTTACAAAAATGAGTCCTGAGGAAGTTGAAGAGAAAGTGTTCGGTTTACTTAAGTCAGTTGGACTTCAAGAAATTTCTTTTGATAAGCTACCAAGCGAACTTTCTGGTGGGATGAGAAAAAGGGTTGGTCTTGCAAGAGCACTTGCCTTGAGTCCACAAGTAATGCTCTATGATGAACCAACTACTGGTCTGGATCCAATTACGACAAAAATGGTCAACGACTTAATTGTCGATACAGGCCATAAACATAAAAATATAGGATTAACGTCAATTATTATTTCTCACGATGTAAAAGCAACGCTGGAAATTTCCGACTACGTTGCCTTCCTGAATCGTGGTAATATTGTTGAGTACTTACCTGCAAAAGAGTTTAAAAATTCAAAGCACCCGCTCGTGCAAGAGTTTATAAATCTGTAA
- a CDS encoding MlaD family protein: protein MNEFKVGLMALTAMIAVVVMSLVVTSNQSGFGTYNEYYTTVSDASGIFPKTPIKVAGINAGRIKDIRLIGNKAEITFEVLSRVGITKGSKLKIRSVGFLGDKYLEIYIENSKEVLPDGSEIIAEEKAGIETLLKDATEVMQDVKTLVGSIKESFVPEGGEPAMKKIIRDVQLTLENTREMTSKLNDMVGRNNEKIQNIVNNLEAFSDQIAYQTDANEPESAVADVKEILKKTDRMMADLQDLVRDIKDGKGTVGKLLVEEEIADEVKTTLASVQKVIGRVDSIRTQFSVYTGANTGTGQTDTTAELRIFPSPGRFYLLGVTTTEFGPERRKITETTVGGTTTTVDEKKRKYNDVLLNLQLGRRIDNWTFRGGLIESYGGFAVDYNFDDYGLVSTLEVFDYREDVGPNIRVGLDLQLWNVLYGKIEGEDLINDPHAVYSLGLKFNDEDLKGFIGIFL, encoded by the coding sequence ATGAATGAATTTAAAGTAGGGTTGATGGCCCTTACTGCCATGATAGCTGTCGTTGTCATGTCACTTGTTGTAACTTCGAATCAATCAGGGTTTGGAACTTATAATGAGTATTACACTACGGTTAGCGATGCTTCTGGTATTTTTCCAAAAACGCCAATTAAGGTTGCCGGTATTAATGCCGGTAGAATTAAGGATATTCGTCTTATTGGGAATAAAGCAGAAATTACTTTTGAAGTTCTTTCAAGAGTAGGGATTACAAAGGGATCTAAGCTTAAGATTCGTTCAGTTGGTTTCCTAGGGGATAAGTATTTAGAGATTTATATTGAAAACTCAAAAGAAGTACTTCCTGATGGCTCTGAGATTATTGCGGAGGAAAAAGCAGGAATTGAAACTCTCTTAAAAGATGCAACTGAAGTTATGCAAGATGTGAAAACTCTAGTTGGTAGTATCAAAGAGTCATTTGTTCCTGAAGGTGGTGAACCGGCCATGAAGAAGATTATTCGCGATGTTCAGCTTACACTCGAAAATACTCGTGAGATGACGTCGAAGCTAAACGATATGGTTGGGCGAAATAATGAGAAGATTCAAAATATTGTTAATAATTTAGAAGCTTTCTCTGATCAGATTGCATATCAGACGGATGCTAATGAGCCAGAAAGTGCTGTCGCGGACGTTAAGGAAATCTTAAAGAAAACAGATCGCATGATGGCAGACCTCCAAGACCTTGTAAGAGATATAAAAGATGGGAAGGGAACTGTAGGTAAACTTTTAGTTGAAGAAGAGATAGCTGATGAAGTTAAAACGACTCTAGCAAGTGTACAAAAAGTTATTGGACGTGTTGATAGTATCCGTACACAGTTTTCTGTTTATACAGGTGCTAATACTGGAACAGGGCAAACGGACACAACTGCTGAGCTTAGAATATTTCCTTCACCAGGTCGCTTCTATTTACTTGGTGTAACAACGACTGAGTTTGGACCAGAAAGAAGAAAAATTACGGAAACAACAGTTGGTGGAACGACAACTACCGTTGATGAAAAGAAGAGAAAGTATAATGATGTGCTTCTTAATCTTCAGCTTGGGCGACGAATTGATAATTGGACGTTTCGTGGTGGTCTAATTGAATCATATGGTGGATTTGCTGTGGATTATAATTTTGATGATTATGGTCTGGTATCGACACTAGAAGTTTTTGATTATCGTGAAGATGTAGGGCCAAATATTCGTGTTGGTCTAGATTTACAACTTTGGAATGTACTTTATGGTAAAATCGAAGGTGAGGATTTAATTAATGACCCACATGCGGTCTACAGTCTTGGTCTAAAGTTTAATGATGAGGACTTAAAAGGATTTATAGGAATCTTTCTATAG
- a CDS encoding Sua5/YciO/YrdC/YwlC family protein, with amino-acid sequence MKNIFIYPTDTVWGIGGNPFEIETYELIAKIKGTSINKPLSILTNDIQNIVQNFRGSESLDELFDELFKYQITVGIPKASLKISFPSGPFDETNYICFRVIQNEIIDECIKDFPGFITSTSLNLTGEDPISDSDEANLFWQKHCPKTNFISSEYLVPSGKSSTIVFISGLSAKIIREGEDIQNILKTLDRHGINY; translated from the coding sequence ATGAAAAATATCTTTATCTATCCAACTGATACCGTATGGGGAATTGGTGGAAATCCATTTGAAATTGAAACATATGAGTTAATTGCTAAAATTAAGGGGACTTCTATAAATAAGCCCTTAAGTATCTTAACAAATGATATACAGAATATAGTCCAAAACTTTCGTGGATCTGAAAGTTTAGATGAATTATTTGATGAGCTTTTTAAGTATCAAATTACAGTTGGTATTCCTAAGGCCAGCTTGAAGATTAGCTTTCCATCAGGGCCATTTGATGAAACAAATTATATCTGTTTTCGCGTAATTCAAAATGAGATTATCGATGAATGCATAAAGGATTTTCCTGGCTTTATAACTTCTACTAGTTTAAATCTAACTGGTGAAGATCCGATTAGTGACTCTGATGAGGCGAACCTCTTTTGGCAAAAGCATTGTCCAAAAACAAATTTTATTAGTTCTGAGTACTTAGTTCCAAGTGGTAAATCTTCGACAATTGTATTTATCTCTGGTCTTAGTGCAAAGATTATTCGTGAAGGTGAGGATATTCAAAATATTCTCAAAACTTTAGATAGGCATGGAATTAATTACTAA